In one Macaca fascicularis isolate 582-1 chromosome 6, T2T-MFA8v1.1 genomic region, the following are encoded:
- the LOC102131414 gene encoding olfactory receptor 2V2 has protein sequence METWANQSSTNDFILLGIFSHSTADLVLFSAVMVVFTVALCGNVLLIFLICMDPQLHTPMYFFLSQLSLMDLMLVCTNVPKMAANFLSGRKSISFVGCGIQIGLFVCLVGSEGLLLGLMAYDRYVAISHPLHYPILMNQKVCLQITGSSWAFGIIDGLIQMVVVMSFPYCGLRKVNHFFCEMLSLLKLACVDTSLFEKVIFACCVFMLLFPFSIIVASYACILGAVLRVRSAQAWKKALATCSSHLTAVTVFYGAAMFIYLRPRRYRAPSHDKVASIFYTVLTPMLNPLIYSLRNREVMGALRKGLDRCRIGS, from the coding sequence ATGGAGACATGGGCGAACCAATCATCCACAAATGACTTCATCCTCCTGGGCATCTTCTCCCACAGTACTGCTGACCTTGTCCTCTTCTCTGCAGTGATGGTGGTCTTCACAGTGGCCCTCTGTGGGAACGtcctcctcatcttcctcatCTGCATGGACCCTCAACTTCACACCCCCATGTACTTCTTCCTCAGCCAACTCTCCCTCATGGACCTCATGTTGGTCTGTACCAATGTGCCAAAGATGGCAGCCAACTTCCTGTCTGGCAGGAAGTCCATCTCCTTTGTGGGCTGTGGCATACAAATTGGCCTCTTTGTCTGTCTTGTGGGATCTGAGGGGCTCTTGCTGGGACTCATGGCTTATGACCGCTATGTGGCCATTAGCCACCCACTTCACTATCCCATCCTCATGAATCAGAAGGTCTGTCTCCAGATTACTGGGAGCTCCTGGGCCTTTGGGATAATCGATGGCTTGATCCAGATGGTGGTAGTAATGAGCTTTCCCTACTGCGGCTTGAGGAAGGTGAACCATTTCTTCTGTGAGATGCTATCCTTGTTGAAGCTAGCCTGTGTGGACACGTCCCTGTTTGAGAAGGTGATATTTGCTTGCTGTGTCTTCATGCTTCTTTTCCCCTTCTCCATCATCGTGGCCTCCTATGCTTGCATCCTAGGGGCTGTGCTGCGAGTGCGCTCTGCTCAGGCCTGGAAAAAGGCTCTGGCCACCTGCTCTTCCCACCTGACAGCTGTCACCGTCTTCTATGGGGCAGCCATGTTCATCTACCTGAGGCCTAGGCGCTACCGGGCCCCCAGCCATGACAAGGTGGCCTCTATCTTCTACACGGTCCTTACTCCCATGCTCAACCCCCTCATTTACAGCTTGAGGAACCGGGAGGTGATGGGGGCACTGAGGAAGGGGCTGGACCGCTGCAGGATTGGCAGCTAG